The nucleotide sequence GTAAAGGTTACGTTTACACAGAGATGTATTAGTATGTAAGTAAAATTGTACAGTATACATTAGTATAAACAGTATAAATTAGtttctcctgtttcctcttctcGTTGCCTGATTTAACAGGCTGAGGAGTTGATGAGGAAGattgagaaagaggaggagcagatttCCTACGACGACCCTGACAAGAAGGTTTTCCACCTCTGCATCGTAAACCTGGTCATTGGGTGAGTTCCACTAATCATGCTGTCGGTATCATTATGTGtcgatcagtgttgatattgtgatgGTGGCCACAAACATATGGACACTAAGAAGCATTAAAAtaagtttgattgattgtgaCTATAGAGGACAgaggtcaatcaatcaatcaatcaaatctttGTTGTGTAGTCCACATTCCCTCTGCCCTCAACCCTCagcaagagtaaggaaaaactaccataAACCacctcagagagagaaacatgtgaGTGATCCCTCTctcaggacagacagaagtgcgaCAGATACCGTGTGTAACAGGGCACATCAacataataacaatatttaaaacattgatGATAGTGTGtaacataaatggagaggtgtttttgaaaagtgtttatacaaaaaaaaaaagtctgacaaGGATGAACAGAGCAGTAATGACTATTGTAAATATAGAGGTGTAACACACTCATGCCACCGTGGATTCCTCGTCACAGAAGATGCAGGTCAGTAGTCGGTTAACttaactttatttcttttcacacacatatacacatgcatatcTCAGTTTTCGTTAGCTGGGCTTCTCCGGGTTGCCTCCAGCctttcctcgtgtgtgtgtgtcgtgtccCAGCACGCTACTGATGATATAAGGGGGGGAGAGAGTCTTTAGCCAACGcagtacacctgtacacaatcagactctctccctggcaccaatccctgagccacctgcccactctctccctcctgccaccGACACTAACCACCCCCCACTACCACAAGAGGTATTGCCAATAATAGACGTCTATGTGAGcaggcatattgtatatctagCTGCCATCACGATCCACAATGTGGCCGAGGCAACAATCATGGATCTGCAAACGACAAAGCACAAGGACTCCAGGGAcattcagacctgaacttaCTGGCCACTTGTGAGCGAATCAcacaggatggatgttaataccaggtctgaactgggTCACAAGAGCCAACACTGATCACACCCACTATTTACAATAACTACACTTTACAGCACCACCCAGGTGGTCTCTCATTCAAGTATTAATCAGGCCCAACCTTGCTAGGCTTACGAGATCATAGGAGATGGGTATGTTCTGGATGGGGCGGCCGTGGAGGTAGAGCGGgttcgtccactaaccagaatgTCAGCAGTTTAGATTCCTGTCTCCCTCAACCTGCATTACAGTGTCCTCTGACAAGATACTTGCCCCTGAGGGCTGTGCCAGTagtgtatgaatgatgtgtgatagagaaagtgctgcacatgaaagcagtgcatgaatgtgtgaacGAATGGTTGCATGgcaaatactgtactgtacagcactttgagtggtcatcaagactagtaAAGcactctataaatacagaccatttaccttTAGTACATTTTGTAAGTCCTAAATAAAATACACCAACATTACATATagatgtgtttatatttttgtatgaACATGTGCATATTTAATCTTTGTTATAATATGTGCATCATGATTGTATCAAATTTGAtataagtctttttttttgcaaactcACATCTTTTATACTAGAACCTGATCCATTTATTGGttggctgtaaaaaaaaatctatgagTCTAAAACATACATATCACTACAAGCATTTAGGTTTATGGTGATATAAAAACTCTTTTACAGAAtatatgaaacagaaaattcaatttttatgacaactgaagctacctcAGGTTCCCTGGAGATTGAGGGTgatgtgaggggtgttcagctgcatgaTGAAAcgtaccactagatgtcactaaattctaaacactgaacctttaagttaacTCCTCAGTTCTGTCTTCGTCAAGACATCTGCTTGAATTCCTGATCCTGCCCTGTTTTCCCTTTACAGTTTGAGTTTCACCCGTTTGTTTCCTTCTTTGCCTGCCCCttagtttatttcatttattttcaatatattcTGCTGCTTTGTTGATTGAATCCACCTCGCTCCTGCACTTGGGTCCCCCTGCTCACCAAATTCTAAAAGACTGAGGTTTCCAAGATCAAAAGTTAATCTCAAAGCCCAATAATCcaagttatttttatattgtgggtaacagattaaatttaaatccaCTTCATTCTGAAACCTGTTGGAGGTAGATCATTATTAAAAAGAGGTTTTGGGATTTTGTCACAGTTTACTGaaattgtgtttctctttcaggaCGCTGTACTGTGCCAAGGGAAACTACGACTTTGGCATCTCTCGTGTTATCAAGAGCTTGGAGCCGTACAATAAGAAGGTCAGCCAATTTATGAGTTGCATATTTTTTAAGTAAAGCTGTTTGGGTATTATTTTGCATGTTTCACAGGCTGAGTGATGCTTAGATATTAAAAATCAGTTCAGAATCACAACTGAAAGACAAATATTACTCGGTGTCAGTTACCATCAGCAGGAACTCTCTTGCCGAGGGTCTGCTCTGAGGTTCAGAGTCTCCTTTGATCTGGTCCAGTCTCAACAGCAGACTGTGGCTGCAGCTGAGTCCACTGAAAGTGCAGCTGAGAACACAAGCCGTCATCCTGCgtgtctccctctcctcctcacaatAAGCACCACCACAGAGTTGTGGAAGCAGAGAGTTGCTCTGGAATGTGAATCCTGGCGAGACGAGCAGTTGCGCCAACTTTTCACAACCTGGCCATTGTGTCTGAATTCgtgttttttcaaatgcaaaagGTTTTACAACTTTAAGGCTTAGAAACACAAAGAGTGGTTGATGAGTTGAAGAGTTGTTTTTATCATGAGTTAAGCTATGAGAAAGCCACGTGAGtttaaagtttgtgtttgtgtgtgtagctggGGACGGACACATGGTTCTACGCCAAGCgttgtttcctctctctgctggagAACATGTCCAAACACATGGTCATGCTGAGGGACGCTGTGGTGGAGGAGTGTATTCAGTTCCTGGAGCACTGTGAGGGTGAGCAGCATGtacacgagcacacacacacatacacacacacatacacacacacacgagcacgcGCACAGAAACGTCAGGCTCCATTTCTGTACCAAAGATCGAGTCCAATAGCGATCTCACTTGTGTTTCTGCATCTTGTGTGTGAATATACAGATGATGCATTTATTATCTGATTTTTAACAATGATGAACTCAGGGgtgtatatatagtgtaaaTGTTACAGttacactatatatacactAGTTACACTATGTATAGTGAACTTAACTGAAGTGGCAGAAGtgaaaatgttaatataatatatatgagtAAAAAGGATTATATGATATCTAGACACTTCTTATACGCtatattttagcttaatttctgcacaacaggaggaagtggagaagcatcgtccatctttatttacagtctatgatcacAAAATGCAGAATGTTCTGCCAATTCATGATCCTCAGAAGATAAACCCTTGTATGGATTAATCAGTCCAGCGCATTCATAATGTGGgttttattatgtattatttaaaCACTGCAGCATCTAGGAAGCAGTAGCAGGTCCACGTCTGGTCATGTTCAGTTTGAACTCATAATTCTCGCtttttgtttgtccagtctaCGGGAAGGAAGTGCCGGCCATCATCGAGCAGCCTCTGGAGGagattcacattcacattgGCAAGAACACTGTCACCTACGAGGCTCGACTGCTCAAGGCGCTGTTCTATGATGTCATTGGCTGGAACAAGTGACTTCATTACAGGATGTCAAGAGTAATGACTGAGGTTTGATGATCCAAGAAACATGACTGACTGCAGCCAGAGATGGTATTTTGTCAATAAAGTCGACTCAAAGGATAATTAACCTGAAGCCAGAGACAATCAACACTACACACCTCAGGGGAAGCTTCTCTAATGAAGTGAGAGGGTGAGTTGAAGCAGAAGAGTCAAGAGAACAGACGTTAGGAGGTCTGGTTCAGTGATCTCAGCTCTTACAGTAATAGTCAGTAATACTCGCTGTGCAGAGTATCATGAGCTTCTTTTATTAGCGGTGTTTATTCTACATGAAATACATAAACACTTTGTTTCAAGTTCACCTACATACATTCATGATTCATGCATTTATCCTCTTTGGTGAGCGTGTTTTCTATAGTATACATAACATTATTATCAGTAACAAAAACATAAGGACAATAAAGATCgttatatttgaaataaaaatcattgcCCTGCAAtctttttctgtgaaataatgaatgtgtttattcacaGCTGTAGTAGATATAATAAACATGGATGTTCAATTTAGCCTTTTAATACTGTTAACtaactgtttctttttctgaagAAGTGTTATAGAAAAGTCACAATCACCATTTTGTCTTTCAAAGGCCTCAGTATTCCAGTCCAATGGTCAAACAGCACCCGAGACCCCCTGATCCTATAATCTGACCCCTGACACACTGATCACTGAGCCCCTTATCTCACACCTTCCcagtctgtctgtttgtaacTCTTGGAAAACCATCAGTCGGACACTCGCCCTCTTTATACAATGACAACAAAATACCAACCAGGAGACAACCGCTGTTCCTGTTGTTTGTCAccatcaacagaaacacaaactaacacagaCAGCAGTGTGGTGATGATCAGAAAACCACGAAGACCACGTGAGCTGCTAAATCACCACTTTCTTCAGGCATCATTTGTGACATTAATTACATCCTTAGCTGTAGGAAGGAATGAGCACATAGATAATTAAACTTCTTGTTCATTATAATCATAGAATACAACATGGAAATTTCCATTTTGTGCCAAACAGCCACATCCCAGCATTTTAAGTACTTCGTCATCTCAAGACTATTTTCATAAAGCAAGATATTGTGTTGAGAGTCTCTACCTGATGATCTAAAACATTCTGTTCACCCGAATACACAACCCCCCGGCTGTGGCAGCAGGGTGAGGCTGGCTGTGCGTTCAGGAGAGCGGCCTCTTTGTTATGTCCTGTTCAGTCAGGTAATAGTTCAGGTATCCTCCCAGAGCGCCAACAGCCACAGCTGTCATGTGACTGGAGCAGCCATCTGAGACGAGAGAGGAGAGCGAtggggatgaaaaaaaaagaattagcGAAAATACTCAAACGCTTCATGTAAAAAGCTGCCAACACCAAAACAACAGTTGTTAAAGGCTCCAGTAcagtcatgtcaacatggagcagatgTTTCCAACTTCTTGTGAAGTCCATGACTCAAAGAACTGAGGCTGTTTTGAAAGCAGAGGAACTTCCTAATAAAGTGCATGTTGGTGTAGTTTGGAAAGGACCTAGTTAACAGGCCCTCTCAGGGCACCCTCAGGTCCTTTATGAGTTTGTTCTGTTCCTTTACTGCTGCAGTATCCAGGTCCCACCCACACATGTACTTGACCAGTCACAAGTAACCAAATCTTCAACTTTAATGGGAGATGCATGTCTTTTTAGATCAATCAGTCTCTCAACGAACATCACACAAACTCAAACTGACCTGGAAGtatcttctccctcctcttcactctcctGTGGGGCTGCAGCTGTTCCAGCAGCTCGTCTCCAATGATCTGAGACATGATGCTCTctgaggaaacaggagagaAAATCAACTGTCTTGCATGGGGCATCTAAAATAAATGCTAAATATGAAttactaatactactaatatTAATAGTAGACAAATGCTTGGACTtctttatgtataaatacacatgACACTAACTATACACCAACTAAAGAAACAGATTAGGCAGAAAAGACTCAGAACCACTGGGCTAATATTGATAACTGTACCTTAGTGTAAACCAGACTGTATGAAAATGCCATGAGAACGCTGAGCTGCTAAATCCAGATGAAATGATGTTCTGATTGATCTGGTTCGTGggtattaaaatgtttttgtcgaaaaccaaatcaaatcacaccttgttgctttttaaataaaataactaaattgaagatgaaactaaaataaaagtttagtaaatgaaataactgcagttaattaaacaaattaaaagaaaataaaaataattaattagataattcaaatttataaaaagaaaaatctaaacaaaATAGAATTTCCCTTTGAAATTGCAGTGTGAACACTGAGTTGCTGAATCCATTAAAAATGTCTAAAGTCTTAGTTCTGATTGATTTGGTTCTGAATTCCAAAACTGATCAGAGCAGATCAAAATACAGTGGTGATATCACTGcctgataaatatatatttttgaatgagTTAGACAATTtaagataaaaaacaatgaaatgtaattaagtCACAGCGGTGTTAAAGGATCAGGGATACGCAGCCGTGTACATCAGTGCGTGGAGTGTCAGGTTCAGCCACAGCAAACTCTAGGATCCATTCACAGACCATGTTGTAATGGAAGTGATGGAAAGTGTCTTCTGAACCATCCAACAGTGAAGGGTCTGAGGAGCTCGCACCTTTGGTACCTCATTACTAAATCAATCAATGTGATCATAACTTATTTCAATCTAGAATTACCACCCTATGGTTGTATTTTCagtctactttttttttttcataggccactgtgacctttgcaCTTTGACCATCAAAATCTAATCATTCAATCCATGAGTCTAAGTGTGCAGATATTACATTCACTaggcaaaacatttgttttgagaGGTCGcagtgacacaaacactcactgtcTCTCCCGAAGCAGCCAACTTCCTCGTCCTGCAGCCTGAGGATGtgctgcagccaatcagcttTGTAGAAGTCGGAGAAACCAGCCAATCCACATATCAGGACTGccgacagagaagagagggactGAAGTTCAGACACCAACAAATCCATTTTTTAAAACGGTTTCTGCTGAATCTCCAATTGTAATTCAACAATTTCTTAGCTTCAGATCGAAACTGAGAATATGTTTTGTTCTCAAAACAACAAGGTTCTGCCAATGTGTGAGATCGAGTCATATGACAACAGTGCAGATTTCTGTGTTTAAAGAATTTGAACATGCGCTTCAGTATATCAGAGAAACAAAGATCAAAGCAGATCTCTGCACAAATAAAGTTGGTGAAGCTTCAATTATCCCTGCAAAAAACAAGTAATACACCACAAACCACTGCAAAATCGAAATGAAAACATTGGACATTTTATTATTGATCAAAGaatgtgtaaaaatgtctgACATAGTTCTATATCTGATTAACACTTTCACACCTTGGTAGGTCCGGACCTTCTGACCTCTCAGtttagtccaaaccaaaataacatgTGGGGAAGGTGCCTCAGACCACGGTCCAGACCAACTCAGTCTGAGTTTAGTCCGACCAAAATAGATGGTCCCAGATCAGACTGAACCATGGTTGGGACGGTTTACAGTGTTAAAAAACACTCTTTTGGATAGATCGGACCaactgcaggaagttgagacagcattaaacaatagaagaagaaaaccaaGCATCTTGTAGTCTTCACCTCCAATTAGAGCTCCACTAGcttctgattagtgttggtgtttattgttaatgtgTAAAGTGGACGCAGGTCAGGgggggagtgaggagagaggaaggtaGTGCAAACCTGACAGTTAGTGAATGCACGCATTGAGGTAAGTACTAACTGTATTAACCAACATAAAcaagattagattagattcgttcaaataaaattagattagattagatcgaactttattgatctctttttttttttaaaagatgaagtCAGTTAAAGTTGAATGTTGGTTTTGATACATTTCCAGTTAATTGCCCAGCCTATACCTCCAATAATATGATGTTTGAAAAACAAGCACGTTAATTTGGTGCATTGGAACTTGTATGGAGTACTGCACCTGAAGTTCATGATGCGGGTCATAAAACCATTATGATATGAAGGTAGTAAccaaattaatgaaatgaactGATAGATTAGTTTCcttcattcaaacagaaagactactaCCTGCCTTACATCAGACACACCcctgtctacaaaccaatcagcaTGGAGTATCTAGCTCACATACAGTaagtgatgatgacaggacgtaCAAATGTCATACAACATTCTTTAGTCTgctccctaaattacaatgtcaAACCCAAACTAACCAGATCGAATGGAAACAATgcaacaaagacataaataaattGGTTGCTTTTTTGGAAGACAGTGATTTAAATAGCGTGAGTGTCTCACTCACTGTTTTCGATGAAGATGTCGACCGTCTGTTCGGTCAGACCATCTTGGATGATGTCCTGGTTGGTCTTCATCATGTTGGAGCAGAAGATCTTCTGGTAGTTTTTCTCAGTCATGTTGGCTCTAGTCGGTCGTGTGTCGCCTTTCAGCAGGTTAGTGCAGCCTctctgaggaggaaacacacTGATCAGAATCTAACCTGGATCCCCACATAAAGTCTGTAGAGTCGAGGTTATAAGCACAGCAACGATTCTGCTTATTTATTGAGGACTCATTTTTAGCTTTATCTATTCTGACCAGGTTCTTTGAAATTAACTTGGTATATTAAACACTTTGTACACAGGAAATATCAAAATCTAAAAAGCGAATTGCCTCGAAAAGTTAAGAAATGCTCCTGTTTTCAGAggatattctatatttttctaAACCAGTCTGTCTCCAGTCTAAATCCATTGGCTCCCGCTGACAATGTTAATCTTTAAAAACCATGCAtatagtttcattttaaaatactcGAATTTgttaaaacagcagctcactGCAGTCATTACCATATGTAACAGGTGGGCACCCCTGTATGATTCACATTAAAAGTGCCAGGTTTTGTACACAGAATAATTTTAATCAGTCACATTATTTTTGGGGTATGttccaaatatatatattccttcatttatttattcatgttcttAATTTGTGATCTTTCTATGTCATGGTTGACAAGAGATCACAACAGTTTATTTACTGATTGAACAAGGATGCCAATAGaacagggggagagggggggattATTTAGGGACACCGGCAgtagcactctctctctctcctgcccgTCCAGAgtacagcagtgtgtgtgttcgaattagttttctcttgtttcttggttttcttttttcggTACTTGGTTAAAGGGGCAATGTACTATATTGTTGACGGGTACTGTGAAATCTTGGTATAATAACTTAAATATTTGTGAGTTATTGGCCACATAAATAAGATAACTTTTGTATGTTCATGGCATAATATGATATGCAGTGATAATCCTCTTGTGAGTCTTACTGTGTGCAGCTTTTATTTGGTTCTTAACTTTCCTCTACTGTGTGTTAATTGGGTCCTAAGCCTTTAAGCCCTTTTTTGTTTAGATTGCTATTTATGTCAAGAGAGTTGTCAGTACCCAATACATTTCTAACCTTGCTACTGCATAGCTTAAATATGCAGTTGCACTCTACATTTGTAGTGGACTATTTCCAGCAGGGAATTAGGTGAGGAAAACagcatggtgtgtgtgagactcaAAAAATGAGCAATGCTTTCCTAAATGTTTACAGTGATTTAATAGTTTGCGATGATGTTACTTCTCACCATTTTTCCGATCATGAAGTAGAGCAGCTGGTGGGACAGGGAGTAATGCGGACAACCAAAATGAGTCATGGTGTCCCGACACGGCTTGGTGACGATACATGGCGTCCCGTTCATCTTCCTGCTCGGAGAGATAACCGTGACTTAGACAGGTGAGTTTCCTCACAACACTGTAACATATGTACCTATTCATCCATCTACTAATTCCACAGatctgtccttctgtctgtctgtatgtggaacgcatCTCTAGAGAACTGTTCATCTGCTTGACTTGGCTTGTGCATTGCTCAGAGCCCATGGAAGTGTAGTGGCAATTTTGCCTTGATTTGGACACATGATGCCTTCAGTGTTAAACACAGCAATGTTTACAGTTAGTATCAGGactgagttgaacatgtcttcttgtATGTCCTCAGATAACCTGCAGCATTGGTTGGCAACTGGTGACCCCCAGGCCAAAATCATTGCTAGCTCATTTCAATAATGATTATTTTtgagacacagacattcacagttGCAGGTTTTGCGAGTGCTGATGTCCGTCATGGCAACTGCATTCATGGAATCGCTACCTCTCTAGCATTTTGTCTGCAATATTAAAAGCTCAACCTTCATTTTGATGCTAAAGTGCTTTATATCTACCTGAatcacagagcttttattttgaaaagttgtgaacttgggtcggAAGATTGAGTCGGTTGTTTATTAGACCTCTGGAACAACTGAGATTCaattatgaaaaataatcaaatcagctatatcaatatttaaaatgtatatataagcAAATACGTGAACAGTAATCAAGCATATTCAGTTCCATTTTATGAAAATTActgcaaaggaaaataaaaaactggttgatcataaacacacaacagccTCATTAGTGGTAAACAAGGTAGgatgttttctaacttcactagACTGTCTAGACTAACTAGACTGTTtacaaaaagctctgcacacaacgtccagcatgGACACaattaaaaagtgacagtatattgtagaactttAGGAGGGggactcactaatgacgagGAATAATTCTGTAGAAGCTCtggagcatcaacacaggacaaacaaacagacgtgtttagaacaggcactgcactagtttatttaatcaactcaaGCTACAGTGTGTTGTTCTCTCTGTTGGAGTGTGTTCATACCAGGTTCCCAGCAGCAGGGTCAGACATTTGTCACTGAGCTGCTCATCATAACACTCAGTGGTCATGGTGGAGGGATAGACCAGGCTGGGATCTGTGGAGCTCCACTCCTGAGGAATCAACCAGAAACTCCACGACAGCAAGGGCTCAAACTCTGCACAACATACACAAGTCATTGTTCCCAGAGTCTTATAGTCCCAGAGTCTTATAGTCCAAGAGTCCTATGTTCCCAATGTTCCCAACATCTCATGTTCCCAACTTTTTATGTTCCTGAGTCATATATTCATCCCAGGGTGCTACGTTTTAAGATTCCTATGTTCCCGAAGTACTATAGAGTCAAATGTTATTGGCAATTTGGTGTTCAGTAtattgcccaaggacacttcggcatgtgGACTACGGAAGACTGGGATCATACCACTGACCTTCTTTGTAACCTTGTAACTTCATAACTACCTACTTTGCACTACAATCAACCACAACCACCTCCTCTTGCactattttgtatagtttttaccGCCCTGTAAACAtgcttattttattgttatattttatttctttttttactaaatgcacctttcagtggtagctgctgtaatttcgccatgcttcaatgtgtgatgacattaaaggcattctattctattcgaTTCTGGTACGAAGAGCGCTCTAACCCCTGAGTTCTATGTTTCCAAAGTCATATGCTGCCACAGTCCTGTGCCCCATAGTCACATGTTTCTACAATCCTATGTTCCCAAGGTCTTATTATCAGAGTCAGATTTTTTCCGGAGTCATATGTTCCCAGTAACAGCACAGAGCCCACCAAACATATACAAGTGCAAAGTAAaagaaattgatttttataaataaCTTTCCACTTTGAGGTATTTTCATGTAAGACATTTGAGTAAATTTACTTCAAACATGAGTTTACTGGGAAGTTTCTTCCATTGCAGCTGGCATCATACCACAAGGACTTCTGGGTAGATAAAGTCTTTCTGCGGCTGTAAAGGTCTCACCTCTGTAGTACTTGGGGTCGTTCTGCTGCAGGGCAGCGACAGCTTTTTCAAAGCTTCGGTCGAGACGTTTGACCAGTGCTACGGTGGAGGTTCTCTGACCCCAGCTGACCAGGTCAGTGTGAGGCCATGTCCGAACAGCTTCCTTCAGCTcagctgagaaacaaaacagacgAAAAGAATCAGGAGCATAACATATCTTTTTGTGCTTTGGTCTCTTGGTTCATGGGAAATTATGTTTCTGACGTTTAATGGACAAAATAATTgattgatgaaaacataatcagcAGATTAAATTGGTAATGAAAAGAATTGTTAGTTGCAGCCAATATTTGAGTGTTTGGTAAGTTTGGTGAGTTTTTCTAATGACGTACTACAATTTCAAAAACCTATCATTGTTTATTAAAGATGCCGTAACAATGCAGACTTGGCGGCTTTGAGGCGTCTCTTTAATGAACTTAAGTGTTAGAAAACTGTCATAATGGAGGAGGTTTTCCCAAAACCTGGATACCCAAATTTAGTTATTAATAGCCAATATCTGATCCATAAAGCATTAATAAGCATTCATAAAgacattatttatatttcaaagtaTTTGGAATGGTGTCTTTATGGGAACTTAAAGTTAAAACTGTTGCAGTTTTGtacaataaatacatgtttaacTGTTTCCTGTCTCACACTAAAGTGATTGAAAGTGATGCGCATGTAATACATAATTAAACCAactatagattttttttttttaaatgggtaaTGATTTTAAGATTTCCTCATCAAACCTtgtgacaaagaaatgcaattgAGGCTTTGTATCTTAGTTTAACCATGTATTTACACCTATGAGTATAAAGAAAACCAAATAtttagaacttgaattaagaaaaaaacattttaaaaatgtaagatTAAACACAAAAAAGTTTGCATTTCGCAGATATTGATACTGGTATCTCTGGGAGAGGCTGAAATCATCTACTTTTACTACTCTACTCATACTCTTACTGTAAAACATATTTGCAGATATAAATGTTGGAGAGACAAAAATAATTCAACAGTCCATGATGGGTGGGACCTCTTCCATGTATGTTCCAAGTATCGACTGTCATCTAATCATCATGCAAAGGTTGTAACTTGATTACATGATGAATTTGGCTGTTTTTTTAGTTCCTTTAGTAACTAAGAGTAAATGCACTAAGATTTGAGGCCGTCCAGTCTCTCCTGAGTATTCCCACCGTGGCCAGTCTGTGGCTATGATCTAAAAAGACTGAAATCATTGTCCCACTTTAACTGAGCCCACTCGTGACAAACCCGCAGAGAGCTGCGGATGTTTCTGTAAGAACAAGGTCAGTCTCTCAGAGGTGAGTCGTCccacagctgcagtgtgatcCTACCCTGCAGCATGAGGAACCCGACCACTCCGTCCAG is from Paralichthys olivaceus isolate ysfri-2021 chromosome 5, ASM2471397v2, whole genome shotgun sequence and encodes:
- the c5h16orf89 gene encoding UPF0764 protein C16orf89 homolog — encoded protein: MRAARLQPAAVLLLFAAVCGSRAEVIDDVLSSLSRGASFLERQHEHINLDGVVGFLMLQAELKEAVRTWPHTDLVSWGQRTSTVALVKRLDRSFEKAVAALQQNDPKYYREFEPLLSWSFWLIPQEWSSTDPSLVYPSTMTTECYDEQLSDKCLTLLLGTWKMNGTPCIVTKPCRDTMTHFGCPHYSLSHQLLYFMIGKMRGCTNLLKGDTRPTRANMTEKNYQKIFCSNMMKTNQDIIQDGLTEQTVDIFIENILICGLAGFSDFYKADWLQHILRLQDEEVGCFGRDKSIMSQIIGDELLEQLQPHRRVKRREKILPDGCSSHMTAVAVGALGGYLNYYLTEQDITKRPLS